Genomic segment of Desulfurobacteriaceae bacterium:
TATGTTGAAAAGATTTCTATTATTAATCTTTGTTGGTATACTTTCTTTTGCTGGATGTTCATCTTCACCAGATGAAGAAGCAGCAACTAATTCTACAACCACTTCAACGTCAAACTCTACAACTATAACAACTACGACAACCACGACAACAACAGATACCACAGTTACAACAGTTACTGCGGATACTTTAACTGTAGATGGAGAAAATTACCATATTCTTGAAGGTTTCGATTATGTTGCTCAGGATGTTGTGTGCTTTGATAAAAGTAACTCTACTACTGTTGCTGTTACTGCCCCACCAGAAAAATTTGTTTATTTTATAAAAATTCTAACAGCACTCTTGAACTTGTTAATTGTACTGCAGAATTTATTCCACAAGGAAGTGCTCCTCCTATTGATATAACCATTCCCCGTGTAGGTTGCCAGCCTATAGTTCTTACCAGTCCGACAGATCCAACAGAGATACCTATAGCGGTAGAGTTTACTTACAATCCTGTCTATGATATGAAGAATGCAATACTGTCTTCTTCAGATCCTTCGGTCATCTATACCTACGTTGTAAATCTCACCTTCAACTTTGAAAACGCTAAACTTGGAAGCTCTAACGAAACATATAGTGAAGATGTTTCCTTTATTGTGGATTTTGGAAACTTTACGATATACGATGGGGATCTTTGTTATCCTGTTAACTATGAGTACTATAACAACAACGATGGAGACGTATGGCTACCTCAACAGTAAACGGTTTCCTAGTTGTAGACAAACCCAAAGGTATTACTTCTGCTGAAGTTGTTAGAAGGTTAAAAAAGGTTTTAAAAGTTAAGAAAATAGGTCATACTGGAACGTTAGACCCCCTTGCCACGGGGGTTTTGATTGTTGCCGTTGGAAAGGCAACAAGGTTTTCAGAATACCTTTTGAAAAAGAATAAATGTTATGTTGTTAAAGGAACGTTTGGACTTAAAAGCGATACTTACGATATAGATGGTAAAGTGGAAAAGGTTGAATGTAGGGAAATAGACAAAGATTCTCTTTTAAAGACCTTAGAAAACTTTAAAGGAGAAATAGAACAAGTTCCTCCTCCTTTTTCTGCTATTAGAGTAAACGGAAAAAGGGCTTATGAGCTTGCAAGGAAAGGAGAAAAGGTAGAACTAAAGCCAAGGAAAGTAAGAATCTATTCTTTAGAACTTTTAGACTTTAACTATCCAGATTTTACATTGAAAGTTTGCTGTTCTTCGGGTACTTACATTAGATCACTCATTAACGACATAGGAAAGTCTTTATCCTGCAGTGCTGTTGTTTCCGAACTTAGAAGGGTAAAGATTGGGAAAGTTGATGAAAAAGTAGCTATTCCACTATCCAAGATAACAAAAGAAAATGTAAAAAAATTCTTGATTTCGATAGATGAACTTCTTGATTTTCCAAAAATTGTTCTTTCTCCAGAAGAAGGAAAAAGATTTAAGAACGGAGTAAAGCTGAAAGTCAGAGAAAAAGAAGGGACATACAAAGTTTATGTCTTTGATACTTTTATTGGTATCGGCGTTGTAAAGTCTAATCTTTTAAAACCTCAGAAAGTTTTATCCTAGCAGCTTCCAAAATTGGTTTTAAACCATCTATTACCTTTTGGTAATCCTCTTCTCCACTTTCTACCTTGTCCATTATTGCTTCAAGTTCTCTTGTGAACTCTGTGGAAGTGTAATCGGAAAAATGGTTAGAAAGATATTCATAAACTTCTATCCCAAGTTTTGTTGGGTATAAGAACTTCCCTTTTTCTACGATGTATTTTCTATCAAGGAGGGTTTTGACAATTTTTGCGTAAGTTGAAGGTCTTCCTATTCTTTCTTCTCTCATTTTCTCAACAAGTTCTCCCTGAGTGTAAGGATAGGCCTTAGGAACTTTTTTCTTTTCAACCTTTAATGGAGTGAAATAGTAGGTTTCAGAAGGTTTCAAGTCTATCTTCAACTTCCTTATTTTCAGTGGTAAAACTAAATTCCAGCCATCTTTAACAAGACTTACGGCGATTTCTTCTAAAACCTCTAGTTCTTGGGGTAAGGTTTTAACCTTTAGCTTGACCTCCAAGACTTCACAAGGTTTCATCTGAGACGCTATGAACCTTCTAAAAATCAGATCGTAAACTTTAAAGTGGTTTTTTGTCAATTTTAACGTTGAACCGGAAACCATAACTAATGTTTTAAGATTTTCTGCATCCAAAGGTCTTGTTGGCCTTATACACTCGTGGGCGCCACCTTCACCCCAAGTTCTGAGCATAATAAATTCGCTTCCAAACTTTTGAGATATGAACTCTTTAGCAACTGCCATACCAGCAGTTGAAACTCTTGTAGAATCAGTCCTGTGGTAAGTGATAAAACCACTTTCAAAAAGGTCTTGGGCAATGCTCATTGTTTCATCGGCAGAAAGTCCCAAAGTCTTAGAGGATTCTTTCAAAAGTTCTCCGGTATTGAAAGGAGGAGGAGGATTTTTAGAAACCGTTTTCTTTTCCAAAACTTTTATCTTTACTTTGTCAATAACAAAGTTTTTTAATTTACGTATATCTTCTAAGGTAAACCTGAAACTTCCAACCTCTGTTTCAACTTCTAAAAGACCAATTTTCTCTTTGCTTTCCTTGTATCTTTCTATCACCCAGCCAAGAACGGGAGTTTGGACCCTACCAGCAGAAAGCCATTTTTTGTTAAAAACTTTCCAAAGATGTTGGCTTAGAGAGAAGCCAACCCATCTATCGGCTACTCTCCTAACTATCTGGGCTTTTACGAGGTTCTCATTAAGTGTTCTTGGATTACGTAAAGCCTCTAAAAAAGCCCATTTTGTAATTTCATGAAACTCCATTCTTTTTACTTTGTCCTGATAAGGAGTTATTGTTACTCCAACGTCCCAACCTATTTTTTCTCCTTCGGTATCCGGGTCGCTTGCAATAAAGACTTCGTCTATCTCAAGTGATAGTTCTCTTAAAGCTTTTACAATGTTTAGCTTATCAATGTCCGCCTTTTTCCCACACTTTGGGCAAATATCTTCTACCGTTTGTTCCTTGCAGGTAGTACAGATCTTTATAGTATCGTATATAGGAACGTAAAAGTTATTCTCTTCCTTTACTCCCCAAATACCGTCCCTTGTTGTAAGGTCAAAAACGTGCCCTTTAGAAGCTGTTAGAAGGAGAAGTTTATCTCCTGTGTTTATCTCATAAACGTCAAGATCAAGAACTTTTCTTTTTATAGGTTTCCCAAAAAAGTTCGCAATTGTTCTAGCTTTATTGGGAGATTCAACAACAACAAGCGCTGTTTTTAACATCTCTTTGGTTTCAAGTTTTATCCTTCCTTCTAAGATCTCTTTTACCCTCTTTCTGTCTTCATCGACCTTTTTGAAAACTTCTAAGATTTCCTTTTCCTCAATGAGAGGAAGCCCTAACTTTTCTGAAAGTTCTTTTCCTTTATCATAGTCAAGAACCTTAAAGGAAATGTCCTCTAAAAATATCGATAATCTCCTTTTTAGAGAAGAAAGTGCCTTTATGTCGTCAACAAACATTAAACTTATACCTTTTGTAAGTCCTCCTGCAAACATTCGGGAAGTTCTTCCAGATGCCTGAACATACCCAGTAGCATCTCCAACAACAACGAAGAGTTCTCCATTTTTCTCTTTCAAAGAAACGTCGGGAGAGCTCCTAACCTTTTCCAAAAACTTCTCATCTTTTAGAAGACTTTCTAAGAATTCCTTTATCTCAGAAACCTTTTCTTTTATTTTTGGATAGTTATCGAGTAGTTCTTCGCGGAGAGTAAGGTATCTTTTAAGGTAGGAAAGGTATGACATTACCTTTGTTTTATCTTCAATGAGTTCTCTAAGAACAAGTAAAAGTCCAAAGAGCTTGGAAGGTGCCAAAGATGGTTTTACGCTAAACTCCATTTTAGGAACGCCTAAGAAAACGGCATACCTTACAGCCTGAGGAAGGTCTATTCCCCGTGCTAAAGGATTTTTGTAACTTGCTATTCCAACTGCTGCCTGAATTTCACCTTTTAGAAATTTTTCTTGAGTTTCTACTGTGAAATCTTCATAAGAAACGGAACTAATGCCATTTTCGTTTAAGAACTCAATTACCTTTTCAATGTAGTCTTTCCCTAAATCCTCAGAAATAAAGACAAAAACACCTTTTCCAAACTTTTTGATGATCTTTAAAGTTTCTTCCAAGAAGTTTTTATCTGTATAGATTAGAACATCCTCTACATTTCTAAGAGCTACTGCGGTTTTACCAACTTCAAAACCCAAAAGTTCTCTAAATAATTTCACTCTGTTTGATTTTGGCTGGGATGTTGCAGAAGCAACGACCAAAACGTTTTCTATCTTCTTTCTCTTTTCTTCTAAAGCTTCCTCTATTTCTTTTATATTTTCAAGGATTTCATTTTTTCTAGTGCCTTCCTGTCTGGGAAGTTCTCTTTTTAGATCTAAAAGCCTTAAAGCCAAATTGATGTCTTCTTCCGAAAATCCAAGGAGTCTTATCACTTTATCTATGTTCTTAGCTGATTTTAAAAGGGAATCTACATCATCAACGAAAACAAAATCAAAAGGTTTAGGAATTATTTCAAAATTTTTGTAAAGAAAATTGGTTGTGGTTATTAAAATATCAAAATCTCCTTCTTGAATTTTTTCTTTTTCTTTCTTCTTTCCGGTGTAAGCAACTATTCTTTTATCTGTAAACTCTTTAAGCTTTTCTAAGGTTTGGAGAACCAAAAGCCTTGTTGGAACGAGAATGTAGCTTTTCCCTTCTAAAAACGAAGCAGTTATTAGACCCCAAGTGGTTTTTCCAACACCCGTTGGAGCAATTAATGTAAAGGATTTCTTTAAAGCTACCCTTCTTGCCCAAGAAACTTGCAAAGACCAAGGGGAAAAGCCAGTTTTTTCTTTAAAGAACTTTACAAATTCTTTAGTAAACTCCGTAATTTCGCAAACACTTCTGAAGTTTTTTAGATTCTCTTCTAAAGCTTTACAGAGTTCGTCTTTTGATGAAAAAGTTTTTTCTTCCTTCAAACAGTTTTCACAAGGAATACCAAGCTTTAAACGTTCATCGGAAATTGTTCCGCCACAGTTTGGACACATCCTTTTAAATTCAGCAATTTTCATAAAGCACCTCAATTCTTTTTCTTATAATAGAAATAATTTTAATTCTAAACCAAGGGAGCGTAACATGAAAATATTTAGACACTTCATGCCAACAAAAGTTGTTTTTGGGAGAAAAACGATCTATAAGCTAAGAGAAGAGGTAGAAGCTTTAGGTTTGAATACAGAAAAAATCGCAATAATTTCTGGAAAATCAGCAGTTTCTAACGGTTATACTGAAGTTGTTAAAAAGCAATTATCTGGAGATATAAAAATTTTTGATTTTGTAGAACCTGACCCAACCGTAGAAAATGCAAAACAGGTTTTAGAAGANNNNNNNNNNACCTTGATAGTTGCTATTGGTGGAGGAAGCCCACTAGATGTGGCAAAAGTTGTTTCTGCAATGCTTACAAATAAGGGGGAAATTGAGGATTACATAGGTATTCCTGAAAAATTTGAAAATCCTGCTGTTCCTCTTGTAGCAGTCCCTACAACTTCAGGTTCCGGTTCAGAAGTAACCCCTTACGCTGTTTTAACCGACAGGAAAAAGTTAAGAAAAGCACCTTTAATTTCCCGTTTCCTCTTTCCTGTTCTTGCTATTGATGACCCAGACCTTACTATAACAAAATCCTCAAGGACAACAGCTTATACGGGAGTTGATGCATTAACCCACGCAATAGAAGCCCTTTTGTCAAAAAGGAGGAGCAGTATTTCAAAACTTTACTCTCTAAAAGCTATGGAGCTAATTGCCGAGAGTCTCCCTCGGTGTTTTGGGAATCCAAAGGACTTTGAAGCAAGAGAGAAAATGATGCTTGGAAGTTTACTTGGTGGTATGGCAATTACCGACGCTGGAGCTGGACTTGTTCACACTTTGGCACACGTTCTTGGAGTTCTTTATAGAGTTCCTCACGGGCTTGCAAATGGGATTTTCTTAGTTCCTGTTCTTGAGTTTTATGGACTATCTGCAAAAGAGGAAATTGAAGAAATAGGAAAAGCTATGGGATTGGGTTCTGAAATGGAAGAAGTTTTAAATAACCTTCGTTCATTTTTAGACTTCTTGGGGATTCCAAAGTCATTAAAAGATGTTGGGGGGGCTTCCGAGGATATTTCAACTTTTGTTGACCTTGTTATGGAAAAGAAATTTTTAATGTCAAATCTTCCAAGAATTCCGGAAAGTAGGAATATTAGGGAGATTCTTCAAAAACTCTTCTAATTTTTTAATTCTTATATTACAATAAGGCATTAAATAACCCTGAAGAGGTGAAAAATGGCAAAGAATGTGGGGGTTGTTTTTTGCACTTGCGGAGGAAAACTAAAGGAAAAGATAGATTTTGATTCGGTTAAAGATTACCTTAAAGAGGTGGAAGGAATAAAAGAGGTAGTTATCACAGATGACCTCTGCGTTTCTCCTTATGAAAAGCTTAGCTGTTTAAAAGGAAAAGTTGACGGAATTGTTTTTGGAGGATGTTCCGAAAGGTCTTCTTTAAAGTTCAATGAAGACATGATAGAAAAAACTTTAGTCTCCTTGGGGATAGACCCTTCTTTCTACGAAGTTGTGAATCTTAGGGAACAGTGCTTTTACATCCACGATGATTTAGAAGGGATAGATAGAAAGATAAAAGATTCTTTCTCTATGGCTTTGGAAAAACTTAGGTCAAACATTCCATCCTACAAGGAAAAAATAAAAGAAAAGGTCTTAATAGTTGGTGGAGGAATTGCTGGACAAAGGTGTGCCCAAGCGTTGGCAGACTTGGGAATAGAGTCCACGATAGTTGAAGAGAAGCCTTACCTTGGAGGAAAAGGTTTAGAGGTTGCGCTTTTCTGGCAGTCGGAGTCTTCTCCTTCTTTCTGCACCACCGACTGTGTCGTTCCGGTCGTTGGAAGGGATACGCTGCTTAGAAAAGAAAAGATAAAAGTTTTAACCTCTTCTCAAGTTGTCGATGTTGAAAAGAAGGAAGGAAAGTTTGTAGTAAAGATAGAAAGAAAACCTCTTTACGTTGATCCCAATAAGTGTGTTTCCTGTGGAGAGTGTTCGAAGGTTTGTCCAGTAGAAGTTCCGAACCCTTACAACTTAGGGAAGACAAAGATAAAAGCAATAGACAAACCTTTACCGCTGGCAATTCCTGACTACTACACCATAGATGATGAAGCCTGTACAAAGTGTGGAAAGTGTGAAGAAGTCTGTCCTCAAAACGCAATAAATCTTAATGCTAAGGAAGAAACGATAACTGAAGAGTTTGGATCGGTGGTCATCGCTACAGGATTTACGAGCTACGACATGAAAGTCTTCGAAAATCTTTCTTACGGAGAAGAAGGAGTTTTAACTCTTAGAGAGTTTGAGAGATATCTTGCCAACGGACTGTTTAAAGAAAGTCCAAAGGAAGTATCTTTTGTTCTTTGTCTAAAAGACAAGGTTGGATACTGTTCTAAGATCACCTGCAATATAGTGATAAAGCAGGCTTTCCTCTTAAAGAGGAACAACAAAAACGTAAAGGTTAGAATCTTCGCCAAAGAATTAAGAACTACCGGTAGAGCTTTTGAGGAGTTTAGAAGAAGGGCTAAAAAACTTGGAGTTGAATTTATAAAGGAAGCTGTTGAAAAGGTTGAAAGGAAAGAAGGAAAGTTAGAAGTAGCTACCACCAACAGTATTTACACCTCAGACCTTGTAGTTCTTGCAGAGCCTCTAGTTCCTCAACAGGTAAAAATTTCCAAGATGCTTGATCTACAACTTGATAAGTTTGGGTTTCCTTTAGAGTTCCAGCCAAGAGTAATAAATCCTTTAGAGACTTTCGTAAAGAGAGTCTTTGTAATTGGAGGAGCGAAAGGATTTAAAGATGTTCAGGAGTCTATAGAGTCAGCCCTCGGGGGAGCAGTTAGAGTCTATAAAGCTTTAAAGGGGGAGAGAAAGAAATACTACTCCACCATAGATCAAGACAAGTGTTCAAGGTGTGAAACCTGTCTTAGCTGTTGCCCCCACGGAGCTATAACCATAACTAAGGACGAAAAAGTTTTCATAGACCCATCCCTCTGTAGAGGTTGTGGTCTCTGTTATCCACCTTGTCCTTCAAAGGCAATAAGGTTTAACAACCTTGAGGACGAGCAGATATTAAGAATGGCAAAGGTTGCCTTTAGAAACTTAGAAAAAGGAAAACCGAGAGTTCTTGCGTTTTTATGTTATTGGTGTGCTTATGGAGCTGCAGATTTAATGGGAATAAAACATAAAGAAAAACTTCCAGAAAACTTTAGAACAATAAGAATTAGATGTTCAGCTTCCCTTAGCTTGGACGTGATAGCAAAAATATTTGAAGAAGACCTTGCCGATGGAATTGTTGTTGCAGGATGTCCTGTTGCCAACTGCCACCACGTTTTTGGAAATTACATGCAGGAAAGGAGAATTGAAGCCTTTAAGGAAATGCTTGAACTTATGGGAGTTAAAAACAAGGTAGTTAGATGGGAATACATAGGAGTTCCACAAGGTAAGAAACTTGCAAAAGCGATAAGGGAAGTTTTAAAAGCTTTGGAGGTTGAAAATGTCAAAGCTTAAGTTTGCATATTACTTGGCTGGTGGTTGTGCCGGTTGTGATACTTCTTTGTTGGACACAGGGGAAAAACTTTTAGAATTTCTCGATAATGTTGAAATTACGTTCTTTGCCCCGACCATAGCCGACTTTAAATACGAAGATCCAGAAAAACTTCCTCCAAAGAGTATCGATTTTGGTTTCGTTACTGGAAACATAAGAAACGAAGAACATGAAAAAATTGCCAAAGTTATGAGGGAAAAGTGCAAAGTTTTGATAGCTTTCGGTATCTGTGCTTCTTGTGGAGGAGTGAAGGGACTTTCTGCACTTTTTAAAGATGAAGAAATACTACAGAAAGTTTACGGCAAAGAGTGGAAAAGTTTACTCAGTGGAGAAGTTCCAAAACTAAAGAGAGCAAGAGCTTTGGACGATGTTGTTGAAGTTGACTACTACGTTGGTGGATGTCCACCATCAAGGGAACACATAGAAAAGATCTTTAAAACAATTATTGACGGTAGTCTTCCTCCAAAGGGTAGCTGGCTAACGATGGGAAAAGCTGTTTGCGATGTCTGTCCGAGAAATCCAATTCTTAAGGGTAAGAAGAAAAAACAAATTACCCAAGTTAAAAGGTTTCTTGACGTTCCAAAAGAGGATGAATGTCTCCTTGAACAGGGGTATCTTTGTTTGGGTGCTGTAACCCAAGGGGACTGTGGAGCAAGATGTACAAAAGCAAACGTTCCTTGCAGAGGTTGTGGAGGACCTATTCCAGGAGTTAGAGACTTTGGAACTAAAGCGATATCTGCGATTGCTACCTCTTTTGAAGACATTTCTTTCCTAAAAAAGATTCCATCTTCTGTTCATCTCTTTTATAGATATTCTCTCGTTAAGTCTTTACCTATGATTCTCAAGGAAAAGTTGGGGGAAAGAAAATGAGAAAGGTTTTAATAGATCCAATAACAAGGCTTGAAGGGCACGGTAGAATAGAGCTTCTCTTTGGAGAAAATGGAAAGCTGGAGGATGTGAAGTTAAAAGTTGTAGAGCTGATGGGATACGAAAAGTTCTTGGTTGGGATGCCTGCAGAAGAAGTTCCAAGGAGCGTTAGTACAATCTGTGGAGTCTGTAGGACTGTTCACTTTATGGCTTCCTTAAAAGCAATAGACCAAGCCTTCGGAACTACTCCTCCAAAAAAGGCAGAACTTTTAAGAAAAGTTGTTCTTCTTGCAAACCACATAGAAGACCACACTGAAGTTCTTTTTGCCCTCGGCCTTCCAGACTTTATTGTTGGACTTGATGCCCCAAAAGGCGAGAAGAACCTTTTTGGAGTTGCAAAAAAGGTCGGAAGGGAGTTTATAAAGAAAGTTGTAAACCTCAGAACTTCTGCAGCTAAGATAGTGGAAATAGTTGGAGCAAAGAGCGTTCATCCTACGACCGCAATTCCCGGAGGTTGGAGCAAAAAGCTTAAAGAGGAAGAGTTAAAAGAGATTAAAAAATTGGCAAAAGATTGTCTTGAACTTGGGAAACTTGCGGTCGAGACCGTAAAAGAATTTCTCGTTTATCATAAGGAAAACTCCAAGTTTTTAAAGAACGAAAAATTTGACATTAAAAGCAATTTCTTAGCAACTCTCGATGAAAACGGTAAAGTAACCTACTACGACGGTATCCAGGTTGTTAAAGATTTTAATGGAAAAGAGCTTGTAAGGTTTAAAGGAAAAGAATATCAGGAGGTAATTGAGGAAAAGGTTTTACCTTGGAGTTATTCAAAGTTTCCGTACCTTAAAAAGCTTGGTTGGAATGGGATTGTTGAAGGAGAAGGAAGTTCTATTTGTAGTGTTGGACCACTGGCAAGGTTCAACGTTTCTGACGGCTACTCAACTCCAATGGCACAGAAGGAAGCGGAAGAAGTTTTAGAGTTCTTTGGGAAAAAGCCAGTTCTGAACTTTTTCGCTTACCACTGGCTAAGGGCAATAGAGATCTTAAACCAAGCAGAGCTTTTAATAGGAATTTTAAACTCTCCCGAAATCTTAGGAGGAGAGATAGTAAATCCTGCTACAAGGCTTGAAGGAGAGGGTGTTGGCATATTAGAAGCACCACGGGGAACTTTGATACACCACTACGTTACCAATGAAAAGGGACTTATCAAAGATGCCAACCTAATAGTTCCAACAACCATAAATAACTCAGCTATTCAGCTTGCAGTTAAGAAGTTTGCATTCTATCTCTTAGAAAAAGAAGAGAAAATAACTGATGAGAAACTTTCAATTTTAGAAGTCGCCCATAGACCTTATGATTTATGTCTTGCCTGTTCAACCCACTAAAAATATAAAGGGGGAAATCACTTCCCCCCCGTCTCTTTACTCTTTGTCCTTGTTTTCGTCTTTTTTATCAGGTTCTTTTACAATAATTTTAACTTCTTTTCTAGCTGAATCTGCCTTTGGAAGTCTAATTTCTAAAATACCTTTATCGTAAATGGCTTCTATTCCTTCCTCTTTAACTTCCACAGGTAGCGGAACTATTCTTTGGAACTCTCCATAGAAGCTTTCGCTAAAGAATACGTTTTCCTTCTCATCTTTCTTTTCTTGTTTTTTAACTCCCTTAATAATTAGGTAGTTTCCTCTTACCTTTACATCAATGCTGTCCTTGTCAAGACCCGGCATTTCAGCTTTTACAACAACTTCATCGGGAGTTTCATACATTTCAATTCTAGGTTCAAAAGCTGTCTCTAGTCCAGAGAATCCAGAAAATCCTCTCATCATTTCAGACATTAATCTTTCCATTTCAGCAAACTGTCTGAATATATCTTCAAATGGATCAAATCCTCTTCTTCCAAAGAAACCTCCGAACATTTCTCCCTCCTTAAAATTGTTTTTTAATTAAGTTCAACTTCAATTTTAAATTTATACCCTTACCTTAAGATTGCAAGAGAGGGTTATAATTCTTTGCGTATTTTTTGGAGGCCGAGATGGAAGACTTTTTAATTGCAATTCCTGCAAGGATTTCATCTACAAGACTTCCTGAGAAACCTTTAAGGACTTTAAAAGGGAAACCTTTAATAGGTTGGGTTGTTGAAGCCTGTTTAAAGATTACAAAGAATGTCCTTGTTGCAACCGATGACGAGAAGATAAAGGAGGTTGCAGAAAACTTTGGAGCAAAAGCGGTTTTGACCAGTAAAAACCATAAAAGTGGAACAGACAGAATATTTGAAGCTGTAAAAGATTTACCTTTTAAATATATAGTAAACGTTCAAGGTGATGAACCTTTTGTAAAAAGTTTCCACGTTCTATCGATAGTTGATGCTTTAGAAAGGGGAGAACAATTTGCAACAATAGCGACACATTTTTCTCTTGAGGAAGAAGTAAAAGATCCAAACAATGTAAAAGTTGTAATAGACAGAAACTCTTATGCCATATACTTTTCTCGAAGTGTTATTCCCTTTCCAAGAGATGGTAAACTAACTGTGAGTAACTATTTAAAACACGTAGGAATATATGGCTATACCAAAGAAGCCTTAGAAAAGTTCGTTTCTTGGGACGAGGGTTTTTTGGAGAAAATTGAAAAACTTGAGCAGTTAAGAATTATTGAAAATGGTTGTAAGATTAAAGTTTCTATAGTAGAGGAACCTACTTTTGGAATAGATACAGAAGAGGATTTAAAGAAAGCTTTAGAGAAACTTGAAAAAGGAGAGGTCTAATGGCTTCAAAACTAATATTCATAACAGGTGGTGTCCTTTCTTCCATAGGTAAAGGAATTACAGCAGCATCCATTGGAACTCTTCTTGAAAGTAGAGGGTTAAAAGTTACCATCCAAAAACTTGACCCTTATCTTAACGTTGATGCTGGAACAATGAACCCTTACCAGCACGGAGAGGTTTACGTTACTGACGATGGGGCGGAAACCGATCTTGATCTTGGACACTACGAGCGTTTCACAAACGCTACAATGCAAAGAATAAACAACATAACCTCTGGACAAATTTACCAAGAGATAATCCAAAAAGAGAGAAAAGGAGAGTTCTTAGGAGGAACAGTTCAGGTAATTCCTCACGTTACAAATCTTATAAAAGAGAAGATAAAACAGCTTATGTCTTCTGATGTTGACGTTGTTATTGTTGAAGTTGGAGGAACTGTCGGGGATATAGAAGGATTACCTTTCTTAGAAGCAATAAGGCAACTTGGAACAGAAGTTGGAAAGAGTAATGCCATCTATATTCATGTTACTTATGTTCCTTACGTTAAGGCTGCTGGGGAATTAAAAACGAAACCAACCCAGCATTCCGTTAAAGAGTTAAGGGCTATCGGTATTCAGCCAGATATCATTGTTTGTAGAGCTGAACGTTCCATTCCTCAAAGCGTTAAAAGAAAGATAGCACTTTTTGCTAATTTAAAAGAATCTGAAATTATTACTGCAAAAGATGTTTCTACAATTTATGAAGTTCCTCTAATGCTTCAAAAAGAAAAAATTGATGAACTTATAATAGAAAAGCTTCAACTTCCCGTGTCTCAAGAAGCAAATCTTTCTGACTGGAAAGAAATTGTTAACAGGATAAAGAAACCTTCAAGAGGAACTGTAAGAATTGCTATTGTTGGAAAGTACATAGAACTTCCAGATGCTTATAAGAGCATAATAGAGTCTTTTGTTCACGCTGGAGCTTATAACGAC
This window contains:
- a CDS encoding Ni/Fe hydrogenase subunit alpha, translated to MRKVLIDPITRLEGHGRIELLFGENGKLEDVKLKVVELMGYEKFLVGMPAEEVPRSVSTICGVCRTVHFMASLKAIDQAFGTTPPKKAELLRKVVLLANHIEDHTEVLFALGLPDFIVGLDAPKGEKNLFGVAKKVGREFIKKVVNLRTSAAKIVEIVGAKSVHPTTAIPGGWSKKLKEEELKEIKKLAKDCLELGKLAVETVKEFLVYHKENSKFLKNEKFDIKSNFLATLDENGKVTYYDGIQVVKDFNGKELVRFKGKEYQEVIEEKVLPWSYSKFPYLKKLGWNGIVEGEGSSICSVGPLARFNVSDGYSTPMAQKEAEEVLEFFGKKPVLNFFAYHWLRAIEILNQAELLIGILNSPEILGGEIVNPATRLEGEGVGILEAPRGTLIHHYVTNEKGLIKDANLIVPTTINNSAIQLAVKKFAFYLLEKEEKITDEKLSILEVAHRPYDLCLACSTH
- a CDS encoding CTP synthase — translated: MASKLIFITGGVLSSIGKGITAASIGTLLESRGLKVTIQKLDPYLNVDAGTMNPYQHGEVYVTDDGAETDLDLGHYERFTNATMQRINNITSGQIYQEIIQKERKGEFLGGTVQVIPHVTNLIKEKIKQLMSSDVDVVIVEVGGTVGDIEGLPFLEAIRQLGTEVGKSNAIYIHVTYVPYVKAAGELKTKPTQHSVKELRAIGIQPDIIVCRAERSIPQSVKRKIALFANLKESEIITAKDVSTIYEVPLMLQKEKIDELIIEKLQLPVSQEANLSDWKEIVNRIKKPSRGTVRIAIVGKYIELPDAYKSIIESFVHAGAYNDVKVEIKWVSAEDLDEKEPEEFLSEISGILVPGGFGERGVEGKIKAVKFARENKIPFFGICLGMQCAVIEFARNVAGLKDAHGRGFSSSTPYPVIDLMEDQKGVKEKGGTMRLGAYPCVLKEGTKAFESYGKREISERHRHRYEFNNQFRETLEKAGLVIAGTSPDGKLVEVVEIKDHPWFVAVQFHPEFKSRPRDPHPLFVNFVKAAKALEEKFGG
- a CDS encoding F420-nonreducing hydrogenase; protein product: MSKLKFAYYLAGGCAGCDTSLLDTGEKLLEFLDNVEITFFAPTIADFKYEDPEKLPPKSIDFGFVTGNIRNEEHEKIAKVMREKCKVLIAFGICASCGGVKGLSALFKDEEILQKVYGKEWKSLLSGEVPKLKRARALDDVVEVDYYVGGCPPSREHIEKIFKTIIDGSLPPKGSWLTMGKAVCDVCPRNPILKGKKKKQITQVKRFLDVPKEDECLLEQGYLCLGAVTQGDCGARCTKANVPCRGCGGPIPGVRDFGTKAISAIATSFEDISFLKKIPSSVHLFYRYSLVKSLPMILKEKLGERK
- a CDS encoding hydrogenase iron-sulfur subunit, translating into MAKNVGVVFCTCGGKLKEKIDFDSVKDYLKEVEGIKEVVITDDLCVSPYEKLSCLKGKVDGIVFGGCSERSSLKFNEDMIEKTLVSLGIDPSFYEVVNLREQCFYIHDDLEGIDRKIKDSFSMALEKLRSNIPSYKEKIKEKVLIVGGGIAGQRCAQALADLGIESTIVEEKPYLGGKGLEVALFWQSESSPSFCTTDCVVPVVGRDTLLRKEKIKVLTSSQVVDVEKKEGKFVVKIERKPLYVDPNKCVSCGECSKVCPVEVPNPYNLGKTKIKAIDKPLPLAIPDYYTIDDEACTKCGKCEEVCPQNAINLNAKEETITEEFGSVVIATGFTSYDMKVFENLSYGEEGVLTLREFERYLANGLFKESPKEVSFVLCLKDKVGYCSKITCNIVIKQAFLLKRNNKNVKVRIFAKELRTTGRAFEEFRRRAKKLGVEFIKEAVEKVERKEGKLEVATTNSIYTSDLVVLAEPLVPQQVKISKMLDLQLDKFGFPLEFQPRVINPLETFVKRVFVIGGAKGFKDVQESIESALGGAVRVYKALKGERKKYYSTIDQDKCSRCETCLSCCPHGAITITKDEKVFIDPSLCRGCGLCYPPCPSKAIRFNNLEDEQILRMAKVAFRNLEKGKPRVLAFLCYWCAYGAADLMGIKHKEKLPENFRTIRIRCSASLSLDVIAKIFEEDLADGIVVAGCPVANCHHVFGNYMQERRIEAFKEMLELMGVKNKVVRWEYIGVPQGKKLAKAIREVLKALEVENVKA
- the kdsB gene encoding 3-deoxy-manno-octulosonate cytidylyltransferase, whose translation is MEDFLIAIPARISSTRLPEKPLRTLKGKPLIGWVVEACLKITKNVLVATDDEKIKEVAENFGAKAVLTSKNHKSGTDRIFEAVKDLPFKYIVNVQGDEPFVKSFHVLSIVDALERGEQFATIATHFSLEEEVKDPNNVKVVIDRNSYAIYFSRSVIPFPRDGKLTVSNYLKHVGIYGYTKEALEKFVSWDEGFLEKIEKLEQLRIIENGCKIKVSIVEEPTFGIDTEEDLKKALEKLEKGEV
- a CDS encoding Hsp20/alpha crystallin family protein; translated protein: MFGGFFGRRGFDPFEDIFRQFAEMERLMSEMMRGFSGFSGLETAFEPRIEMYETPDEVVVKAEMPGLDKDSIDVKVRGNYLIIKGVKKQEKKDEKENVFFSESFYGEFQRIVPLPVEVKEEGIEAIYDKGILEIRLPKADSARKEVKIIVKEPDKKDENKDKE